A single window of Lytechinus variegatus isolate NC3 chromosome 8, Lvar_3.0, whole genome shotgun sequence DNA harbors:
- the LOC121419997 gene encoding pterin-4-alpha-carbinolamine dehydratase-like → MRFIRTFARMASEAKRVKLSGDDRSQKLSALTAAGWKEVEGRDAIQKEFTFGNFNQAFGFMTRVALKAETMNHHPEWFNVYNRVDITLSTHDVGGLSDNDINMANFIEKAATTSA, encoded by the exons ATGCGTTTCATACGAACTTTTGCAAGGATG GCATCTGAAGCAAAGCGGGTGAAGCTGAGCGGAGATGATCGGTCTCAGAAGCTCTCTGCCTTGACAGCTGCAGGATGGAAGGAAGTAGAAGGCCGGGATGCCATCCAGAAAGAATTCACTTTTGGGAACTTCAATCAG GCCTTTGGTTTCATGACCCGTGTGGCGCTCAAGGCAGAGACCATGAACCACCACCCAGAATGGTTCAACGTCTACAACCGTGTGGACATCACGCTCAGCACTCATGACGTCGGTGGGCTGTCCGATAACGACATCAACATGGCCAATTTCATCGAGAAGGCGGCGACGACGTCAGCCTAG